In one window of Roseofilum capinflatum BLCC-M114 DNA:
- a CDS encoding L,D-transpeptidase has product MKNRRSKIHPLTAIGLGILSPLLMQPTQALEGEVPLNTESSPLLGNLPLIQDPPQVPALGEAARYLPGQTPVHLVLRLGERRVYVYKGDEELASYPVAVGKEGWETPTGDFEVFNMEVDPIFLSLWTGNKIGPGPDNPLGPRWVGFWTDGKTQVGFHGTNNPDSIGHAVSHGCVRMFNKDVIALYEKVEVGTRVIVEP; this is encoded by the coding sequence ATGAAAAACAGACGGTCAAAAATCCACCCTTTAACGGCGATCGGCTTGGGCATTCTCTCGCCCCTACTCATGCAACCGACTCAGGCCCTAGAAGGAGAAGTTCCCCTAAACACCGAATCTTCTCCCCTGCTCGGTAACCTCCCCTTGATCCAAGACCCTCCCCAAGTCCCCGCTCTAGGAGAAGCGGCCAGATATCTACCGGGTCAAACCCCAGTACATTTAGTGTTGAGACTCGGAGAACGGCGCGTTTATGTTTACAAAGGTGATGAAGAACTGGCCAGCTATCCCGTAGCGGTCGGTAAAGAGGGATGGGAAACCCCCACAGGAGACTTTGAAGTATTCAACATGGAAGTCGATCCCATCTTTTTAAGCTTATGGACAGGCAACAAAATTGGCCCCGGCCCCGATAACCCCCTCGGCCCCCGTTGGGTTGGCTTTTGGACAGATGGCAAAACCCAAGTCGGTTTTCATGGAACCAATAATCCAGATTCCATTGGTCATGCCGTTTCCCATGGCTGTGTCCGCATGTTTAACAAGGATGTGATTGCCCTTTACGAGAAAGTGGAAGTGGGAACCAGAGTGATTGTGGAACCGTAA
- a CDS encoding Uma2 family endonuclease yields MTLATDSPIKQRQLTFDQFLACYGSDKGYELIDGEIFDLEPTGQHEEVAAFINTKACVEIDRLGLPWFVLQRGLLRPSNAGMSAFRPDIAVIDCTELSKEPLWANQSILTQGSSIKFIAEVVSGNWQNDYARKLEDYAALGIREYWIVDYAGLGGIRYIGNPKQPTLSICTLVDREYDIELFRGDQTLTSITFPDLNLTADCRNQRKSET; encoded by the coding sequence ATGACTCTTGCCACTGACTCACCCATAAAACAAAGGCAGCTTACTTTTGATCAGTTTCTAGCTTGCTATGGCAGTGATAAGGGCTATGAACTGATTGATGGAGAGATTTTTGACTTGGAACCCACCGGTCAGCATGAAGAAGTGGCCGCCTTTATAAATACAAAAGCCTGCGTTGAAATTGACCGACTAGGCTTACCTTGGTTTGTCCTTCAGCGTGGTCTATTGCGTCCTTCTAATGCTGGGATGAGTGCATTTCGCCCGGATATCGCTGTGATTGACTGCACAGAACTCTCTAAAGAGCCACTTTGGGCAAACCAGTCGATTTTGACCCAGGGCAGTTCGATTAAATTCATTGCTGAAGTCGTGAGCGGGAATTGGCAAAATGATTATGCTCGTAAACTTGAAGACTATGCCGCTCTAGGGATTCGAGAATATTGGATTGTGGATTATGCGGGGCTGGGGGGTATCCGCTATATCGGCAACCCGAAACAACCCACCCTCTCGATCTGTACTCTAGTTGATAGAGAGTATGACATTGAGCTTTTCAGAGGCGATCAAACCCTCACTTCCATAACGTTTCCCGATCTAAACTTGACAGCCGATTGTAGAAACCAGAGAAAAAGCGAGACGTAA
- a CDS encoding NYN domain-containing protein, producing the protein MSRPRTAAILFVDGYNIIGAWSDLQATRDRQGLEVAREQLIEILTNYSAFRGYDTRIVFDAHLQHTPSHREGVTDMLSVYYTNFGQTADSYIEIACAKFSRSIEKYQRRLMVATSDRAQQMTVVGYGAEWMSASRLAQEVSNSKTVLHEKRKTKKKVSRSSLFHGLDASAQERLTALRMGLPY; encoded by the coding sequence ATGTCCCGACCCCGAACTGCTGCTATTTTGTTTGTTGATGGTTATAACATTATTGGTGCTTGGAGCGATTTGCAAGCAACCCGCGATCGCCAAGGCCTAGAGGTTGCTCGCGAGCAACTGATCGAAATTTTGACGAACTATAGTGCTTTCCGGGGCTATGATACCCGGATTGTGTTTGATGCTCATTTGCAGCACACTCCGAGTCATCGGGAGGGGGTTACGGATATGCTGTCTGTGTATTACACAAATTTTGGGCAAACGGCGGATTCTTATATTGAGATTGCCTGCGCTAAATTTAGTCGCTCGATTGAAAAATATCAAAGGCGCTTGATGGTGGCTACTTCCGATCGCGCTCAACAAATGACGGTGGTAGGCTATGGAGCAGAATGGATGTCAGCGAGTCGGTTGGCTCAGGAGGTGAGCAATAGTAAAACGGTTCTCCATGAGAAACGAAAAACGAAGAAAAAAGTTTCTCGTTCTTCTCTCTTCCATGGGCTGGATGCCTCAGCTCAAGAGCGGTTAACGGCTTTGCGTATGGGTTTACCCTATTAG
- a CDS encoding aminotransferase class V-fold PLP-dependent enzyme encodes MNAASSQDVSPWKQLWALDPNRIYLNHGAFGACPRSVLERQTQLREQLEQNPTGFIMHELEGLLDQARERLGQFVGAKPSDLALIPNATTGVNTVLRSLPLAPGDELLTTNHEYNACRNALEFVAHRSGANVRVISVPFPPENEQEIADRILAAVTPQTRLVLVDHIASMTGLIFPIQALGKALKTQGIELLVDGAHAPGQIPLKLEELEVTYYSGNCHKWLFTPKGAGFLYVKPERQDRIRPLSISHGANSSRGDRSRFHLEFDWTGTQDFTPYLCIPRAIDFIQTEFPGGWLALMQHNHQMIINAKTLLSEALGISCNTPESLIGSMLSLPLPDGLALPLYNHLSQNCHIEVAIMAFPRANHRLLRVCAQVYNCQADYQNLAIALQSTLNHPQFTQLGDANG; translated from the coding sequence ATGAATGCAGCAAGCAGTCAGGACGTTTCTCCCTGGAAACAATTGTGGGCACTCGATCCCAACCGCATTTACTTGAACCATGGAGCGTTTGGTGCTTGTCCGCGTTCTGTATTAGAGCGTCAAACCCAGTTAAGGGAACAATTGGAGCAAAACCCTACGGGTTTCATCATGCATGAGCTGGAAGGGTTGCTTGACCAAGCGCGGGAGCGGTTAGGGCAATTTGTAGGAGCAAAGCCTTCAGACTTGGCTTTAATTCCGAATGCGACGACTGGAGTGAACACAGTTTTACGTTCCCTTCCCTTAGCTCCTGGGGATGAGCTGCTAACAACGAATCATGAATATAATGCTTGTCGCAATGCTCTAGAATTTGTGGCCCATCGGAGTGGGGCTAACGTGAGGGTCATTTCAGTTCCCTTTCCGCCAGAAAATGAGCAAGAGATTGCCGATCGCATCTTAGCAGCCGTTACGCCTCAAACTCGCTTGGTGCTGGTCGATCATATTGCCAGTATGACCGGTTTGATTTTCCCGATTCAAGCCTTGGGGAAAGCGCTGAAAACCCAAGGTATAGAATTACTGGTGGATGGGGCCCATGCTCCGGGCCAAATTCCCCTCAAACTGGAGGAATTAGAGGTTACCTACTACAGTGGAAACTGTCATAAATGGCTCTTTACCCCCAAAGGTGCGGGATTTTTGTATGTTAAACCTGAGCGACAAGATCGGATTCGTCCCCTGAGTATTAGCCATGGCGCTAACTCATCCCGTGGCGATCGCTCCCGATTTCATCTAGAATTTGACTGGACAGGAACCCAAGATTTCACGCCTTATCTCTGCATTCCAAGGGCGATCGATTTTATCCAAACCGAATTTCCAGGGGGATGGCTGGCACTGATGCAGCATAATCATCAAATGATTATCAATGCCAAAACCCTCCTGTCGGAAGCCCTAGGAATATCCTGTAATACCCCAGAATCTCTGATCGGTTCTATGCTATCTCTTCCTCTTCCTGATGGTTTAGCTCTCCCCCTCTATAACCATCTTTCCCAAAACTGCCATATCGAAGTGGCTATTATGGCGTTTCCCCGAGCCAACCATCGGTTGCTGAGAGTGTGCGCCCAAGTCTATAATTGCCAAGCTGATTACCAGAATTTGGCGATCGCCCTCCAATCGACTCTCAATCATCCCCAATTCACCCAACTGGGTGATGCTAATGGGTGA
- a CDS encoding universal stress protein — MVSRILVALDRSPISHTIFETALVLAQTYSAQLRLLHVLSSQSADSPPDPRMMSLGIEAQLSTDWVKSYHDQWQKFEQESLELLKTFADRSLKAGLEAELTQTYGNPGRMICDLAQSWNADLVVMGRREHSNLTEWFVGSVSNYVIHHVCCSVYLVHP; from the coding sequence ATGGTGTCGCGAATTCTTGTTGCTCTCGATCGCAGTCCAATCAGTCATACCATTTTTGAAACGGCTTTAGTTCTGGCTCAGACTTACTCTGCTCAATTAAGGTTACTGCATGTGCTATCGAGTCAATCTGCTGATAGTCCCCCCGATCCTCGAATGATGAGTTTAGGGATTGAAGCGCAGTTGAGTACAGATTGGGTGAAGTCTTATCACGATCAATGGCAGAAGTTTGAGCAAGAGAGTCTAGAGTTACTTAAAACCTTTGCAGATCGGAGTCTGAAGGCTGGTCTTGAAGCGGAACTGACTCAAACTTATGGTAATCCAGGACGGATGATCTGCGATCTGGCCCAGTCTTGGAATGCAGATTTAGTGGTGATGGGACGACGGGAACACTCGAATCTGACAGAATGGTTTGTAGGCAGTGTGAGTAATTATGTGATTCATCATGTGTGTTGTTCTGTGTATTTGGTACATCCCTGA
- the psb32 gene encoding photosystem II repair protein Psb32 produces MKKTVRGLLISILTLLLWWMNPQPAQATGVYQMPVVKSGEATWILDQGDVISRLNEGKLSDQFSQLAQETGNEVRLVTIRRLDYGETIDSFTNDLFEKWFPTLEEQRNQVLLVLDVVTNNSAIRTGEGTKSWLSDEMAESVSSETIQVPLRNGDRYNRAFLGAGDRLTAILSGNPDPGPPVVEDTIQAESNFASAEETKNSNATVWVIVLLILATVIPMVTYFWLYQ; encoded by the coding sequence ATGAAAAAAACAGTTCGAGGATTATTAATCAGTATTTTAACTCTGTTGTTGTGGTGGATGAATCCCCAACCGGCCCAAGCAACGGGGGTTTATCAAATGCCTGTGGTTAAATCGGGAGAAGCGACTTGGATACTGGATCAAGGGGATGTGATTAGTCGGTTAAATGAGGGAAAACTTAGCGATCAGTTCAGTCAGTTGGCACAAGAGACGGGGAATGAAGTCCGGTTGGTGACGATTCGCCGTTTGGATTATGGGGAAACGATTGATAGCTTTACTAATGATTTGTTTGAAAAGTGGTTTCCGACTCTAGAGGAGCAGAGGAATCAAGTGTTATTGGTTTTAGATGTGGTGACCAATAATTCGGCGATTCGCACGGGAGAGGGAACGAAGAGCTGGTTGTCCGATGAGATGGCGGAAAGTGTATCGAGTGAAACAATACAAGTGCCGTTGCGTAATGGCGATCGCTACAATCGAGCGTTTTTAGGAGCTGGCGATCGCTTAACCGCTATTTTATCCGGTAATCCCGATCCCGGCCCTCCCGTGGTTGAAGACACTATTCAAGCAGAAAGTAACTTTGCTTCCGCAGAAGAAACCAAAAACTCCAACGCTACCGTTTGGGTGATTGTCTTGCTGATTTTGGCCACTGTGATCCCCATGGTCACTTATTTCTGGCTGTATCAATAG
- a CDS encoding sulfotransferase family protein, producing the protein MTMPNFLLIGAAKAGTTSLYYYLKQHPEIYVPSGYSKEPDFFALEGEPLEYPGPEGTFKMNDRVTDLDTYRSLFDPVTTQKAIGEASTVYIYSEKAPERIQHYIPDVKLIAILRDPVERAFSHYLYWASQGFEPHTNFDFNQAIQAEETRISQGWSHNWHYIRRGFYYTQLNRYFDRFDASQIRIYLYEDLIKDKLAVAQNIFEFLGVDRTFTPNFTKTHNKTEVPKNRTVNTLLNRPNPIKAVLKPLLPTGLRKRIATNLKQRNQGKPKLPDQTRKQLINIYRQDILQLQDLINRDLSNWLE; encoded by the coding sequence ATGACGATGCCTAATTTTTTGCTCATTGGTGCTGCCAAAGCAGGGACAACATCTCTGTATTATTATTTGAAGCAACATCCGGAAATTTACGTTCCATCCGGATATAGCAAAGAACCCGATTTTTTTGCCCTAGAAGGTGAACCCTTAGAATATCCGGGGCCCGAAGGTACATTTAAGATGAACGATCGCGTTACCGATCTCGACACTTACCGATCGCTTTTTGACCCCGTGACCACCCAAAAGGCGATCGGGGAAGCCTCAACTGTATACATTTATAGTGAAAAAGCACCAGAACGGATACAACACTATATCCCAGACGTGAAACTGATCGCCATTCTTCGCGATCCAGTAGAACGAGCATTCTCCCACTATTTATACTGGGCATCCCAGGGATTTGAACCCCATACAAACTTTGACTTTAATCAAGCCATTCAAGCAGAAGAGACGCGCATTTCTCAAGGTTGGAGTCACAATTGGCATTATATCAGACGAGGATTTTACTATACCCAACTCAATCGCTACTTTGACCGCTTTGATGCGAGTCAAATCAGAATCTATCTCTATGAAGATCTCATCAAAGATAAGTTAGCCGTAGCCCAAAATATATTTGAATTTTTAGGGGTCGATCGAACCTTTACGCCAAATTTCACCAAAACTCATAATAAAACAGAAGTTCCTAAAAATCGAACTGTCAATACACTCCTCAATCGACCCAATCCCATTAAAGCAGTCTTAAAACCCCTCTTACCTACTGGACTACGCAAGCGTATCGCTACTAATCTCAAGCAGCGTAACCAAGGAAAACCCAAACTCCCTGACCAAACTAGGAAGCAACTTATTAACATTTATCGACAAGATATTCTGCAACTGCAAGACTTAATTAACCGAGATCTTTCCAATTGGCTAGAGTAA
- a CDS encoding MBOAT family O-acyltransferase, whose translation MLFNSHVFILLFLPLTLIIFFGLAKFRLTLAAMIWLVATSLFFYAYWNVAYLPLLVISILTNFFIGRTLSRTEHGSQQAKLLLISGVCINLGFIGYYKYAGFLAQSMNGILNTDLIVPNIVLPLAISFYTFTQIAYLVDAYRGETKKYGVLEYSLFVSFFPQLIAGPILRHDELIPQFWQKRKFIFSDRNFARGLTLFTLGLSKKMLIADRLSPWVADVFDHASQVSFVEAWVGALCYTLQLYFDFSGYSDMAIGLGWMFNIELPINFDSPYKATSIADFWRRWHITLSNFLRDYLYIPLGGNRKGELRRNLNLMITMFLGGLWHGAGWTFVVWGGLHGLYLVIDRQWQRLRIKLPWFLAWFITFFAVVMSWILFRSTSFQDAAFMIQSVTGMKGIVLPGKFESLLSWLTPLGVEFKGQEVLSALPYLPGTDATTLGINFVTIIALLAVVIWCPNTQEIMEKFQPKWWWAVGAGTMVFVCLLSLNQVSEFLYFQF comes from the coding sequence ATGCTATTTAATTCCCACGTCTTTATTCTCTTATTTTTACCCCTTACCTTAATTATTTTTTTTGGTCTAGCTAAATTTCGACTCACTTTAGCAGCGATGATTTGGCTAGTGGCTACCTCCCTCTTTTTCTATGCCTACTGGAATGTAGCCTATTTACCCCTACTGGTAATTTCCATTCTCACTAACTTTTTCATCGGTAGAACTCTATCAAGAACAGAGCATGGAAGTCAACAGGCTAAACTCTTATTAATCAGTGGTGTCTGTATCAACTTAGGATTTATCGGATACTACAAATATGCAGGATTTTTAGCTCAATCGATGAATGGCATCTTGAATACCGATCTGATAGTGCCCAATATTGTCCTGCCCCTAGCCATTTCTTTTTATACCTTCACCCAAATTGCTTATCTCGTTGATGCCTATCGTGGGGAAACCAAAAAATATGGCGTTCTTGAATACAGTTTATTCGTGTCTTTTTTCCCTCAACTCATCGCTGGCCCGATTCTCCGCCATGATGAACTGATCCCGCAATTCTGGCAGAAGCGTAAATTTATTTTCTCCGATCGCAACTTTGCCAGAGGACTAACCCTGTTCACGTTGGGTTTGAGTAAAAAAATGCTCATTGCAGACCGTCTTTCCCCTTGGGTGGCAGACGTATTCGATCATGCAAGCCAGGTGAGTTTTGTAGAAGCCTGGGTGGGAGCATTATGTTATACACTACAACTCTATTTTGACTTTTCCGGCTACTCAGATATGGCGATCGGCTTGGGATGGATGTTTAATATTGAATTGCCGATTAACTTTGATTCTCCCTACAAAGCAACCTCCATTGCTGATTTTTGGCGCAGGTGGCATATTACCCTCTCAAACTTTCTCCGGGATTATCTGTATATTCCACTAGGAGGAAACCGTAAAGGAGAACTAAGGCGAAATTTGAATTTAATGATTACTATGTTCTTAGGAGGACTTTGGCATGGTGCAGGTTGGACATTTGTGGTCTGGGGAGGACTTCACGGTTTATACCTCGTTATAGACCGGCAATGGCAACGACTGCGTATTAAATTACCTTGGTTTCTTGCATGGTTCATTACCTTTTTTGCTGTGGTGATGAGTTGGATCTTATTTCGATCGACGAGCTTTCAAGATGCTGCCTTCATGATTCAATCAGTTACTGGAATGAAAGGTATTGTTTTACCCGGTAAGTTTGAGTCACTTTTATCTTGGCTCACTCCTTTGGGTGTAGAATTCAAGGGACAAGAAGTGCTATCTGCTCTACCCTATCTTCCAGGAACCGATGCTACAACTTTAGGCATCAATTTTGTAACCATTATCGCCTTACTTGCAGTGGTAATTTGGTGTCCAAATACCCAAGAAATAATGGAAAAGTTTCAACCTAAATGGTGGTGGGCAGTTGGAGCAGGTACGATGGTTTTTGTCTGTTTACTTTCATTGAATCAAGTCAGCGAGTTCTTATATTTTCAATTCTGA
- a CDS encoding non-ribosomal peptide synthetase, whose product MKLFQSLWEEQVQQSPNAIALECNDVQLTYEQLNYQVNQLAHYLQSLGVKPEVRVGICAERSLELIIGILGIWKAGGAYIPLDPKYPKERSEFILQETKISWLLTQEHLREEFPSYLGKIINLDTDCSLLRSYPQDDPLRTVQPDNLAYIIYTSGSTGKPKGVQITQENVSYYLKGLTDVFPITEQDYYLHTASFSFSSSLRQLLFPLCKGAKVIVATDEYIKNPLQLFQFIIDKKVTVFDTVASVWRYGIQSLDTLPLEKQNLLHSSQLRFLVFSGGLLPCPLLKKVRRQFPINKQPQVFNLYGQTETLGVCANCVPEDFERDSGYVPVVGKLYDHNCIHVVDENLNLLPMGEIGELAISGKNLARGYLNRPQDNEAKFISNPFSEDPFNRLFRSGDVARILESGGLEILGRVDFQVKIRGMRVETGEIEAVLENHPQIKQSVVSAHETLQGETQLVAYLIPKSGLTMAVHSSLKEELRHEIQGKLPDYMIPAHFMFLDALPLTPNGKLDRRALPEPSRDNLELTQQFIPPSNEIEGQLVEIWEKWLEQKPIGICDHFFEIGGHSLLAAQIFSEIEQTLGVKLPLALLMKAPTIKEIAEILQSDRFTDAWSSLVPIQPNGDNPPFFVSHGIGGNVLNYSNLAIELGLHQPLYGLQAQGLDGKTQPLTTIEAIAARNIQTMQAFQAQGPYLIGGYSFGGLVAFEMAQQLRQQGQEIALLVILDSHSPYALERIHTTPLSPYERLARHWRRFSQQGFEYLVERWQDRMKGMASSSKAFDQLPSEDWLPKDDGTNIVIQTSHFIRKVNRAAKSRYTPTIYDGKITLFRSRLGRPIPEGWKLDPLLGWRKMTSVGVEVYDVPGNHGSFMDYPNVLELAQKLNQCLQNARSDLN is encoded by the coding sequence ATGAAACTATTTCAAAGTTTATGGGAAGAGCAAGTCCAGCAAAGCCCCAATGCGATCGCCCTCGAATGTAATGATGTGCAGTTAACATATGAGCAACTCAATTACCAAGTGAATCAACTGGCACATTATTTACAAAGCTTAGGGGTAAAACCAGAAGTCCGTGTCGGCATCTGTGCCGAACGCTCTTTGGAGTTAATTATAGGCATTTTAGGGATTTGGAAAGCAGGAGGAGCTTATATTCCACTCGATCCGAAATATCCTAAAGAACGCTCGGAATTTATTCTTCAGGAAACAAAAATTTCTTGGTTACTTACCCAAGAACATTTACGAGAGGAGTTTCCTAGTTATTTGGGAAAAATAATAAATTTAGATACAGATTGTTCTCTTTTGAGATCCTATCCACAGGATGATCCCTTAAGAACTGTTCAACCCGATAACCTGGCTTACATTATCTACACATCAGGATCAACCGGTAAACCCAAGGGAGTACAAATTACTCAGGAAAATGTTAGCTATTACCTGAAGGGACTAACAGATGTTTTCCCTATTACAGAACAAGACTACTACTTACATACTGCTTCCTTCTCGTTTTCTTCGTCTTTACGTCAACTCCTATTTCCCTTATGTAAAGGAGCAAAAGTTATTGTTGCCACTGATGAATACATTAAAAATCCACTCCAGTTGTTTCAATTCATCATAGATAAAAAGGTAACTGTATTTGATACAGTTGCGTCAGTTTGGCGCTACGGGATTCAATCTTTAGACACTCTTCCTCTCGAAAAGCAAAATTTGCTCCACTCTAGTCAGTTGCGGTTTCTTGTCTTTTCAGGTGGTCTTTTACCTTGTCCTCTCCTGAAAAAAGTTCGCCGTCAATTTCCGATAAACAAACAACCACAAGTTTTTAATCTTTATGGTCAGACAGAAACTCTAGGAGTTTGTGCCAATTGTGTCCCTGAAGACTTTGAACGAGATTCTGGTTATGTACCGGTTGTGGGGAAACTTTACGATCACAATTGTATTCACGTGGTGGATGAAAACCTTAATCTTCTACCTATGGGTGAAATTGGGGAATTGGCGATTTCTGGAAAAAATCTGGCACGAGGCTATCTCAACCGCCCCCAAGATAATGAGGCCAAATTTATTTCTAATCCTTTCTCAGAAGATCCCTTTAATCGGCTTTTTCGCTCTGGGGATGTGGCTCGTATTTTAGAAAGCGGTGGTTTAGAAATTCTTGGGCGAGTAGATTTTCAAGTTAAAATCCGTGGAATGCGAGTCGAAACTGGTGAGATTGAAGCTGTTCTAGAAAATCATCCCCAGATTAAACAATCTGTTGTTTCTGCCCATGAAACTCTTCAAGGAGAAACTCAACTGGTTGCCTATTTAATCCCCAAATCTGGCCTTACCATGGCTGTTCACTCTTCTTTAAAGGAAGAATTACGACATGAGATTCAAGGCAAGCTCCCTGACTATATGATACCTGCCCATTTCATGTTCTTAGATGCTCTACCTCTAACACCAAATGGTAAATTAGATCGTCGTGCTTTGCCAGAACCAAGCCGCGATAACTTAGAATTAACTCAGCAGTTTATCCCTCCTAGCAACGAAATTGAAGGCCAATTGGTAGAAATTTGGGAAAAATGGTTGGAGCAAAAGCCTATTGGGATTTGCGATCATTTCTTTGAAATTGGCGGACATTCCCTATTAGCTGCCCAAATTTTCTCTGAAATTGAACAAACCTTGGGGGTGAAGCTTCCTCTGGCTTTACTGATGAAAGCACCAACGATCAAAGAAATAGCAGAAATATTGCAAAGCGATCGCTTCACTGATGCCTGGTCATCGTTAGTTCCAATTCAGCCCAATGGCGATAATCCTCCCTTCTTTGTTAGTCATGGGATAGGAGGAAATGTTCTTAATTATAGCAACTTAGCAATTGAATTAGGTTTGCATCAACCGTTATATGGTTTACAAGCACAAGGTCTTGATGGCAAAACCCAACCTTTAACTACTATTGAAGCTATAGCTGCTCGTAATATTCAAACAATGCAAGCATTTCAAGCTCAAGGTCCTTACTTGATTGGAGGTTACTCTTTTGGTGGTCTAGTAGCTTTTGAAATGGCACAACAACTCAGACAACAAGGCCAGGAAATTGCTCTGCTTGTCATTCTTGATAGCCATAGTCCCTATGCTCTTGAACGTATTCACACCACACCTCTTTCACCCTATGAACGACTGGCTCGGCATTGGAGAAGATTTTCTCAACAAGGTTTTGAGTATCTTGTTGAACGTTGGCAAGATCGTATGAAGGGTATGGCTTCATCTTCTAAGGCTTTCGACCAACTTCCTTCTGAAGACTGGTTGCCTAAAGATGATGGCACAAATATTGTGATTCAAACCAGTCATTTTATTCGGAAAGTCAATAGAGCTGCAAAAAGCCGCTATACTCCTACCATCTATGATGGCAAAATTACACTATTTCGCTCCAGGTTAGGACGACCCATACCAGAAGGATGGAAACTTGATCCACTACTAGGTTGGAGAAAAATGACTTCTGTTGGTGTAGAAGTTTATGATGTACCAGGCAACCATGGCTCTTTTATGGATTACCCTAATGTACTTGAGCTGGCCCAAAAGTTGAACCAGTGCCTCCAGAACGCAAGATCAGACTTGAATTAA
- a CDS encoding sulfotransferase family protein — protein MIKKIDRRNKVVFVISMGRSGSTLVELMIGSHPDAFSLGEISKLPQMVQKGRDFWYPEDSTFWLDNFTKAELKQFAAGMSNHRLHRYIPLKLERLVREWLGNDEILNPYTILFSKTKQSILTDSSKEVSWISNKLKAREFRQNKIDAYLLYNVRDGRAVINSYLRFKKDSIENLSHQWVNLFKEQSEFYNNFSEDRKLAIRYEEMATNPHKVLQQICHWLDIEFVPDMIEYWKHDHHHVVGSRGANALIAKYKGKKQKNLESHGQYYQDPEFKIKLDMRWKQELSPENLQVFNQIAGELNKPYEWNLDI, from the coding sequence ATGATCAAAAAAATAGATAGAAGAAATAAAGTTGTTTTTGTAATAAGTATGGGTCGCTCAGGATCAACCTTAGTTGAATTGATGATTGGCAGTCACCCAGATGCGTTTTCATTAGGTGAAATCAGCAAGCTTCCTCAGATGGTACAAAAAGGAAGAGACTTTTGGTATCCTGAAGATAGTACCTTTTGGCTAGATAATTTTACAAAGGCAGAATTAAAGCAATTTGCAGCAGGAATGAGCAATCACAGATTGCATCGATATATTCCTTTAAAACTTGAACGCCTAGTTCGAGAATGGTTAGGGAATGACGAAATTCTTAATCCCTATACTATACTTTTTTCTAAAACTAAACAATCTATTCTGACTGATTCTAGCAAGGAAGTGAGTTGGATCTCCAATAAATTGAAGGCTAGGGAATTTAGGCAAAATAAAATTGATGCTTACCTCTTGTATAATGTACGAGATGGTCGAGCAGTTATTAACTCCTATCTCCGGTTTAAGAAAGACTCCATAGAAAACCTCAGTCATCAATGGGTTAATCTTTTTAAAGAGCAAAGTGAATTTTACAATAATTTTTCAGAGGATAGAAAGTTAGCAATTCGCTATGAAGAAATGGCCACAAATCCTCACAAAGTGTTACAACAGATATGTCATTGGTTAGATATTGAGTTTGTCCCGGATATGATCGAATACTGGAAGCACGATCATCATCATGTTGTTGGCAGTCGAGGAGCGAATGCTTTAATTGCAAAATACAAGGGGAAAAAACAAAAAAATCTGGAAAGTCATGGTCAATACTATCAAGACCCAGAATTTAAAATCAAGTTAGACATGCGATGGAAGCAAGAGTTATCACCAGAAAATTTACAAGTGTTTAATCAGATTGCTGGAGAACTTAATAAACCTTATGAATGGAACTTAGACATATAA